One window of the Labilibaculum sp. genome contains the following:
- a CDS encoding RagB/SusD family nutrient uptake outer membrane protein, translated as MNKLIYIGLLAFGLMSCSDFLDIDDETKISNDHLFSTISGVEEALNGVYYDLTNSSYYGNQMLIGPEIKGGNLKFNDLTFEASTSYYYLPSFQFTHTVEGDDDYMENCYEHIYSVISGANNIIENIEDAKDASDIQKNQAVAEAKAIRAMAHFDLTRLYAQPYSYSANAQHLGIAYMLKNIAWDELVSRDLLYDNYENIIADLLAAEANLGTALGIEDASYAKAYLSKVAAQALLARVYLYKGDWDKAKEYATKVIEDGSISLIDNSEVVDSYKSQEPTKEDIFILDNKGISIGAPISKTIGIMDDRTSLYLLPSDDLISLYNDGDVRGELFAEQLGKTLTTKWIEFSDKDRCTSIIRLAEMYLIRAEASLNLPVSNEVQARADLDVIRKRANPAAANLQLSGAALKEEIFQERRRELAFEGHLFFDIVRMGRDLRRVDCNALYNVNIDYPSNLFVLPIPEDAMEYNNQMVQNPGY; from the coding sequence ATGAATAAATTAATATACATAGGATTATTGGCATTTGGATTAATGTCTTGTTCCGATTTTTTGGATATCGATGATGAAACCAAGATTTCGAATGATCATCTTTTCTCTACTATAAGTGGTGTGGAAGAAGCTTTAAATGGAGTGTATTATGACCTGACTAATTCAAGTTATTATGGGAATCAGATGCTTATAGGTCCTGAAATTAAAGGAGGTAATCTTAAATTTAATGATCTTACTTTTGAAGCTTCCACTTCTTATTACTATTTGCCTTCGTTTCAGTTTACTCATACGGTGGAAGGGGATGATGATTATATGGAGAACTGCTATGAGCATATCTATTCTGTAATTAGTGGAGCAAATAATATTATTGAGAATATTGAAGATGCTAAAGATGCTTCTGATATACAAAAAAATCAGGCTGTAGCCGAAGCAAAAGCAATTCGTGCAATGGCTCACTTCGATTTAACCAGACTGTATGCTCAGCCTTATTCTTATTCTGCCAATGCACAACATCTTGGTATTGCTTACATGTTGAAAAATATTGCTTGGGATGAATTGGTGTCGCGTGATTTATTATACGATAATTATGAAAATATTATTGCTGATTTATTGGCTGCCGAGGCAAATTTAGGAACAGCTCTAGGAATTGAAGATGCAAGCTATGCTAAAGCTTACCTATCAAAAGTTGCAGCTCAGGCTCTGCTGGCCAGAGTTTATTTGTACAAAGGGGATTGGGACAAAGCCAAGGAATATGCAACAAAAGTGATAGAGGATGGAAGTATTTCACTTATCGATAATTCGGAAGTTGTTGATTCATACAAAAGTCAGGAACCAACCAAAGAGGATATTTTTATTCTCGATAATAAAGGGATAAGTATTGGAGCCCCTATTTCTAAAACAATTGGAATTATGGATGACAGAACTAGTCTTTATTTATTACCGTCTGATGATTTAATTAGTTTATATAACGATGGAGATGTGAGAGGTGAGTTATTTGCGGAACAGCTTGGTAAAACATTAACTACAAAGTGGATTGAATTTTCGGATAAAGACAGATGTACTTCAATTATTCGATTAGCAGAAATGTATTTGATTCGTGCCGAGGCTTCCTTAAACTTACCGGTAAGTAACGAAGTTCAAGCTCGTGCCGATTTAGATGTAATTCGTAAACGTGCCAATCCGGCAGCGGCAAATCTTCAATTATCAGGAGCCGCTTTAAAAGAGGAAATTTTTCAAGAGAGAAGAAGAGAATTGGCTTTTGAAGGTCACCTATTTTTTGATATTGTAAGAATGGGTAGAGATTTACGCAGAGTTGATTGCAATGCATTGTACAATGTAAATATCGATTATCCAAGTAATTTGTTCGTATTGCCAATTCCCGAAGATGCAATGGAATACAATAACCAAATGGTGCAAAACCCTGGATACTAA